The Planctomycetota bacterium DNA segment TCGATCGGGTTCATCGGTCTGGGCATCATGGGGTCCCCCATGGCCCGCCGCCTCGTCGAGGCGGGCCATCGCGTGACCGTGACCAACCGCACCGCCTCCAAGACCGCGCCCCTCGTGGAACGCGGCGCCCGCGCGGCCGCCACCCCCCGCGCCTGCGCCGAAGGGGCCGAGGTCGTCTTCTCGATCGTCACCGACGCGCCCGACGTCGAGGAAGTCCTGCTCGGCCCCCAGGGCGCCGCGCTCGGCGCGCGCCCCGGGACGCTCTTCATCGACATGTCCACGATCGATCCCGAGGCGGCGCGCCGCATCGGCCGCGCCCTGCGGGAACGCGGCTTCCGGTTCCTGGACGCCCCCGTCACGGGCGGCGACGTCGGGGCGCGCGAAGGGACCCTCTCGATCCTCGTGGGCGGCGAAGCGGCCGACCTCGAGCGCGCCCGCGGACTCCTCGAAATCCTCGGCAAGCGCATCACCCACTGCGGCCCCCAGGGCGCCGGCCAGACCGTCAAGGCCTGCAACCAGATCCTGTGCGCCCTCAACATGATCGGCCTGTGCGAAGCCCTGATCCTGGCGCGCCGCTCGGGGGTGGACCCCGCGCTCGTCGTCGAGGCGCTCGTTCCCGGGGCGGGCGGCTCCTGGGCGCTCGAAAAACTCGGGCCGCGCATCGCCCGCGGCGACTTCGCGCCGGGCTTCATGATCGACCTTCTGCAGAAAGACCTGCGCATCGTGCTCGAAACCGCGGAACGCCTGGGCCTCCCCCTCGAGGGAGCGGGCCTGGCCCGCCGGCTCTTCGCCGACAACCAGACCCACGGGGAAGGACGTCTCGGAACGCAGGCGCTTTTCAAGGTCTACGAGCGCCTCGCCGGGGGGGCCTGAGCCTACCGCGTCGCCACCGCCAGCTCCCGGTGCAGGCGCGCCCGCAGCTCCGGAATCTCCTTCTCCAGCGCCCGCTCCAGGCGCTCCCGCTCGTCCCGCCGCAGCCGCGGGAACGCCAGAACCCCGACCTTCTCGAGCGTCTGGCGCGCCCGCGGGTGCACCTGCGCCCACAATGCCCTCAGGTCGTCCACCCGATCGCGCACGAGAAGCTCCCGCGCGTACGCCCGCTCGAAGATCCGCCCGAGCCCCGCCGCGAGGTCCGCCTCCTTCCCCCGCACCAGACCCCGGACGACGAACGCCCCCGCGTAGGTCAAAAGTCCCGCCGCGCCGAAAAGCGCCGCCGTCAGCCACGCTTCCGCCCGCGCCAGGATCGACACCGCTCCCGCCAGGCCGCCGAGGAGCGCCCCGAGGACCACCAGCCCCCAGAGCGTCCGGCGGAACCGGCGCGCCTCCCGCCCGGCCTCGTCGATCACCCGCGCGTGCATGAGAAGCCGGCGCGCGTGGTCCTCGAGCTGCGTGATGAGATTGTCCACCCGCCGGGCCGGCGCCCTCCGGATCTCCCGCACCAGCTCCTCCCGCGCCGCCTCGAAATCCCGCGACGGCAAAGCCGGCGGACGCGCCCCTTCCACCGGCACGAAGGTCGTAAAAATATGCGGCAGATCCTTCCGCGGAATCACCTTCCCCAGGTTCCAGCAGAGCGCCCCGTAGGCCCGCGCGAAATCCTGAAGGCTCTCGAAGCGGTCCATCTTGTTCATCACGATGAGCAGCTTGTGGTCGATGCCCTGGAGCGACTGCGTGAAGACCTCGAGCGTCTCTCCCGTCGTTCCCGGCTTCTCGGGATCGAAAAAAACGAGCACCACGTCCGCCCGCTCCGCGAACCAGCGCACCACCCCCGCGAAATCGTAGCCCCGGCCCGATCCTTCCCGCGCCGCGTCGATCATCCCCGGCGAGTCCACCAGCGTCACCTCGCGCAGGAACGGGATCGGTCGCAGCTTCAGACGGAAATGAGACAGAAGCTCCGGACCGAAGCTGCGAAGCCCGCCGTACGGCAGCGAGGGGTTGGATGACGCCGCCGCCCCGTCCCGGTCCTCCTCCGTTCCCCCGAAGGCCAGCACCGTGAACGCGTCGTCGGTCGGCGCCAGGCCCGTCTTCTGCACCGGCGCCCCCAGCACGTAGTTGATGAAGGTGGACTTTCCCGAGGAGTGGTTGCCGAGAAAAAGCACCGTGGGCGGACCGGCGAGCTCCCCCTCCCCCGGCCGCCGCTCGAACGCGTATTTCTCGTCCAGCGGATCGACCGCCTCGTGATAAATCCTCCGGACCGCCCCTGCGATGTCGTCCAAGAGCTGTCGCACGCCGCTATTCTCCCCGCCGGTTCCGCCTTCGACAATCTTTTCCGTGCCGAACGATCCCGCCGGATCTTACCATAGGAGGCGCCATGATGGCGTGCCTCCTGCTTCTCGCGGCCTCCCAGGCGGCGCCCCTGGCGCCCGAAGAGTCCGCCCGCCGCCTCAACCTGCCGGAAGGCTTTCGCGCGACGGTCTTCGCCGCGGAACCCGATCTGGTCCAGCCCATCGCCTTCGCCCTGGACGACCGGGGTCGCGTCTGGGCGGTCGAGTCCCGCTCGTATCCGGACTGGCTCCCGCCGGGAACCGAAGGCCGCGACCGCATCCTCATCTTCGAGGACCGCGACGGCGACGGCCGCTTCGACTCCCGCCGCGTCTTTCACGA contains these protein-coding regions:
- a CDS encoding NAD(P)-dependent oxidoreductase, whose protein sequence is MPHSIGFIGLGIMGSPMARRLVEAGHRVTVTNRTASKTAPLVERGARAAATPRACAEGAEVVFSIVTDAPDVEEVLLGPQGAALGARPGTLFIDMSTIDPEAARRIGRALRERGFRFLDAPVTGGDVGAREGTLSILVGGEAADLERARGLLEILGKRITHCGPQGAGQTVKACNQILCALNMIGLCEALILARRSGVDPALVVEALVPGAGGSWALEKLGPRIARGDFAPGFMIDLLQKDLRIVLETAERLGLPLEGAGLARRLFADNQTHGEGRLGTQALFKVYERLAGGA
- a CDS encoding dynamin family protein; protein product: MRQLLDDIAGAVRRIYHEAVDPLDEKYAFERRPGEGELAGPPTVLFLGNHSSGKSTFINYVLGAPVQKTGLAPTDDAFTVLAFGGTEEDRDGAAASSNPSLPYGGLRSFGPELLSHFRLKLRPIPFLREVTLVDSPGMIDAAREGSGRGYDFAGVVRWFAERADVVLVFFDPEKPGTTGETLEVFTQSLQGIDHKLLIVMNKMDRFESLQDFARAYGALCWNLGKVIPRKDLPHIFTTFVPVEGARPPALPSRDFEAAREELVREIRRAPARRVDNLITQLEDHARRLLMHARVIDEAGREARRFRRTLWGLVVLGALLGGLAGAVSILARAEAWLTAALFGAAGLLTYAGAFVVRGLVRGKEADLAAGLGRIFERAYARELLVRDRVDDLRALWAQVHPRARQTLEKVGVLAFPRLRRDERERLERALEKEIPELRARLHRELAVATR